Below is a genomic region from Microbacterium sp. KUDC0406.
TCGTCCCAGGCCAGCGCGGTGCGCCCGCGCGACCGCACATGCGCCACGAACGCGCGCGTGAACCACGGCTGCACCTCCTGCGGCGACGACAGTCCGAGCTCCCGCATCCGCACCTGCGCCGCGGGACTCGCAGACCACTCATCGGTCGGCACCTCATCGCCGCCGATGCCGATCCACTCCGCGTCGAACAGGTCGCACAGCGCATCGATGGCGGCGCGTCCGAAGGCGAGGGACTCCTCCGTGGGCGCGAGCACCCGACGGTTCACGCCGAACCGCTCCCACGGGCCCGTCGGCGGCGTCGAGACATCGGAGTTGCCGAGCTCGGGATACGCGGCGAGCGCGGCCTGCACGTGCCCCGGCAGCTCCACCTCGGGCACGATCGTCACGAACCGGTCTGCGGCGTAGGCGACGAGCTCGCGGATCTCATCCGCACGGTAGAAGCCCGCATGCTCGCCCGGCTCGACCGTCGCCGTGGGGCCGTGTCCGAGCTGAGTGGCCTGCCGCACCGCCCCCACCTCGGTCAGCCGGGGATACCCCGGCACCTCGAAGCGCCAGCCCTGGTCGTCGGTGAGGTGCAGGTGCAGCACGTTCAGGTGATGCGTGGCGAGCAGGTCGATCATCCGGCGCACATCGGCCACGGGCCGGAAGTGCCTGGCGACGTCGAGCATCAGTCCGCGCCACCCGGCGGCCGGCTCGCCCCACCAGGTGCCCGCCGGGATGCGGCTGCCGAGCGGATGCTCCGGATCGCAGAGCTGCCGCAGGATCGTCGTCCCGCGGAAGACGCCCTCTGCAGAGCCGCCCGCGACATCGATGCCGGTGGGGCCGACGCGGATGCGGAACGCCTCCGGACCGCCGACCTCGGACTCGACGCGCAGCGCGACGGCGGGCGCCGCCGGCATCCGGTTCGCCCAGGGCGAGTGCGCCGCGCAGCAGTGCGGCGACCGATCCCAGCCCCTCCTCCGCGTGCACGGCGGCGCCCGGGCGCAGCACGAACGGCCCGGCGTCGGAGTCGATCTCACAGGCGGTCCGCGGCACTGTCGCGCGGTGCGGGGGTGGCGACATGCGCAGCGCCCGCCCCGGCGTCGCCCCGGTGACCTCGCCGCCCGACAGCACGGGCACGCCCGACACGAGCACGTCGACGATGCCGGTCGGCGCCGCACGCGGGTCGTCGAACGACGCCGCGCTGCCGATCGTCGCGGGGTCGAACAGTACCAGGTCGGCGGCGGCGCCCTCACGGACCACGCCGCGCGGACGATCGCCGCGGTGCAGCCCGAGTCTCGCGGCAGGAGTGCCGGACAGGTGCTGCACCGCCTGCTCCAGCGTGAGCACGCCCAGCTCGCGCACGTAGTGCCCGAGATAGTGCGGGAAAGTGCCGTAGCCGCGCGGATGCGGCTTCCCTCCGACCAGGATCCCGTCGCTGCCGGCCGTGTGCCGGGGGTGGCGCATGATCTGTCGCACGTTGCCCTCGTCGCCGATGTGCATCAGCACGCCGGTCGCTCCGCCGTCGGCGATCACGGTGTCGAGCACGATGTCGACGGGCCTGCGCCCTTCGGCCTCGGCGATCTCAGCGACGGTGCGACCGACCAGAGCGCGCAGCGCCGGGTCGCCGACACCCGAGATCTCGATCAGCGTCCAATCCGCTCGTTCGCCGTGGAACCCGTCGCAGCCGATCTCCTCGAGCTCGACCCGCACCTTCTCGCGGCCGTCCGCGTCGAGGGCGCGGAGCGCGCCGCCGAGGTCCCCGCCCTCCGCCAGGCGGCTGGGCAGCAGCGCCGAGAGCGTGGTGGCGCCGGGCAGGTAGGGATAGGTGTCGAGCGTGACCTCGACGCCGTCGGCGAGCGCGGCGTCGACGAGCGCGAGCAGCTCGCCGGCCCTGCCCCGGTTCGGCGCGAAGTTCATGGTCGCGTGGGTGAGATGGATCGGGCATCCGGTGCGCCGACCGATGTCGAGGGCCTCGCGGAACGCGTCGAGGGCGCCGGCACCGTAGCTGCGGGTGTGCGGAGCCCAGTAGCCGCCGCGCTCGGCGACGACCCGGCAGAGCGCCTCGAGCTCGGCCGTGTCGGCGTACATGCCCGGCGCGTAGGTGAGCCCGCTGGACATGCCCGTCGGCTCCGGCGTCCAGCGCCTCGCCGAGCATCCGCTGCATCTCGGCGATCTCGGCGGCCGTCGCCCGCCGGTTCGCGTGCCCGATCGCGAGCATGCGCAGATTGCCCTGCGGCACGAGCACGGCGACGTTGGCGACGGTCGCCGCATCGATCGCCGCGAGGAAGTCGTCCATCGTCCGCCACGGCAGGGCGGTCTCGGGCAGTCCGTTCCATCCGGCGATCTGCACCGGCACGGATGCCGCGATGCGGTCGTCCAGAGGCGCATAGCCGATGCCGTCCTGGCCGATCACCTCGGTCGTCACGCCCTGACGGATCTTGGCGTCGTGCGCCGCGCCGGTGAGCACGGCGAGATCGGAGTGCGCGTGCATGTCGATGAACCCCGGTGCGAGCACCAGGCCCGCCGCGGGCACCTCGATCGCCCCGTCGGGCAGCCCGAAGTCGTCGTCGCCCGGCCGGCGGACTCCGACGACCCGCGGTCCCTCGACCGCGACGTCCGCGACGTAGCGGGGCTGTCCCGTGCCGTCGACGACGGTGGCGTCGCGATACACCCGTACCTGGCCTTCGGCGGCGAGCGAGGGGCTCAGAAGCACGTGGCCACCGCTCCGATCACTCGAGGATCGGCGCCATCCGGGTCGTCGATGATCACCGCGACCCGCCATTTGTCGAACGCCGTGCACGGGTGCGACAGTCCCAGGCGCACCACCTGCCCGATCGAGACCTCCTGCTCCGGTGCGAGCGTCAGGAACGCGTGCTGATCGTTCAGCGCCGTGACTTCGCCGCGCACACCCTGCGGCACGGGCAGATCGAGGTCGAACGGCGCGTCCCTGCGGCCGGCGTCGAGCAGAGCGAGCGTGGGCTCCGGGTGCGAGACCACCCGCGCCCA
It encodes:
- a CDS encoding beta-N-acetylhexosaminidase, whose protein sequence is MIDLLATHHLNVLHLHLTDDQGWRFEVPGYPRLTEVGAVRQATQLGHGPTATVEPGEHAGFYRADEIRELVAYAADRFVTIVPEVELPGHVQAALAAYPELGNSDVSTPPTGPWERFGVNRRVLAPTEESLAFGRAAIDALCDLFDAEWIGIGGDEVPTDEWSASPAAQVRMRELGLSSPQEVQPWFTRAFVAHVRSRGRTALAWDEALAGPVPEGVRLLAWRGTVAMEEALRRGIPVVACPDLEVYLDYPQSDSEDEPIRVGPPLPIERAYTLRVPDGAEGGQANVWSEHLPTRERVDFAVFPRLSAIAERLWDGERRCLSTASRGDSPCSCAGWRRPACGTVRWTARCPRNVVPASRASRSRALRGSRSWRSSWLVCRPVAPLARKERSKVTFR